The proteins below come from a single Papaver somniferum cultivar HN1 chromosome 11, ASM357369v1, whole genome shotgun sequence genomic window:
- the LOC113320140 gene encoding uncharacterized protein LOC113320140, with product MNELSENQTEIEELTSMVDILEQDKYEARKALYSEVFDLRMKYIRLIWDRNSPDHDFNLLQIETLISITEKKLESLQEVGNLEPTEMEDKIVIEEVIIDSSSARNFTQRSSNPPVSDEVLGSSPTIEYSNRFGESESKVLEEKIDGDLKSIPLDSSLVDDFFQTSYTLTTTDEESYLHGGDIFLVGSYVC from the exons ATGAATGAATtatcagaaaatcaaacagaaattgaagaattaACTAGTATGGTCGATATCTTAGAACAAGATAAATATGAAGCCAGAAAAGCATTATACAGTGAAGTATTTGATTTGAGAATGAAGTATATACGTCTAATCTGGGATAGGAATTCACCAGATCATGATTTTAATCTTCTACAAATTGAAACTCTCATTTCCATCACCGAGAAGAAGTTGGAATCACTACAAGAGGTTGGGAATCTGGAACCTACGGAGATGGAGGATAAGATTGTCATAGAAGAAGTGATAATTGATTCAAGTTCAGCTCGTAATTTCACTCAACGatcttcaaatccaccagtatcAGATGAAGTTTTAGGTTCTTCTCCAACAATAGAATATTCTAACAGATTTGGTGAATCGGAGTCGAAGGTGCTCGAGGAAAAAATAGATGGTGATTTGAAATCAATTCCACTGGATTCTAGTTTAGTAGACGATTTCTTTCAAACTTCTTATACTCTTACAACAACAGATGAAG AATCATACTTACACGGGGGTGATATATTTTTGGTTGGTTCGTATGTGTGCTAA